The following nucleotide sequence is from Drosophila kikkawai strain 14028-0561.14 chromosome 2L, DkikHiC1v2, whole genome shotgun sequence.
TTGAtagctattgttgttgttgttgttgatgtttaTGTTGCTAGCGATGCTGCCTTGGTtgtggtgatggtgatgatgattgTGTAGGACCAAACCATTGGCCGccaacgccgccgccgctgcattGGCATTGACAACAGCAGCCAACTTGGTTAATAATTACGTTTGCTTGTTCTTGTTGGTCTTGAAGCTGACCTGAAGCACCCGGTTGCCCAGAGTGTAGCCGTTTAGCGATTGTATGGCCAGCACAGCCTCCTCGTAGTTTGTCATTGTAACAAAGCCGAAGCCCTTGCATTTGTTGCTTTGCAGGTCCCGAATCACCTGAGATggaaccaaaaataataagaaattagtTATAAGTAAATGTTTTTAAGTAGTACGAATACTAAAAATCTTTGATGataatcaaattttaaaatatattttaatttattccatTTAACTGTCGGCTTTGTCggaaaagtatttaatatatttgtatctTCATCAATATATTGTATACTTTTTCGCACTGTTTACTATAATTAACCCTTTTTCCTTCTTTCTTTCTTCACCTTCACTGACTGCACGGCACCAAATGGTCCAAATAGCTGCCACAGCACATTCTCCTCGGTCTCGGGCGCCAGATTGTAGACAAAAATGCACCAGCCAGAGCTGGCAATAGTGTTGCCTTGGATCATGCCATTTGTGATTAGGTCGCTGGTCAGAGGGGAGTAGCGGGAGATCACAGAGCTGTATATAGGTTGGGCGATATAACAAGTATAAAGGCAATTTAGTAAACAATCTAAAAGTTATATAGATTTTGTGGCTTCGTTCTCACCTATAACGCCCTGCATTTGGATGAATGGCGGCTGCCgcagcggcggctgctgctccggCTGCAGCATTAGCGGGAAACGCTCTGCCGCCTCGCGTATTTTGGGGTGCTATATAGGCGGCCAAAGGCTGCATGCTgttcttgttgctgctgggatTATTCGCAAACTTGACGGTTATCGGCTCGGTGGAATTCTTCGGTGTGGTGCCGTTCAGTTCCTTGATGGCCCGATCGGCCTCAAATCGCTGATCAAAGCGTATAAAGCCAACGCCCTTGGAGAGACCTGAAAGTCGGGCGGTAATAGATCAGCAAAAagtgcttttattttatatgaagaaaagcaaaaagttaGCTAGCTGCTGCCATGCATTGCAGATGATTGTGTTTAATGAATGGCTTCTTTTTATTCAAGCTATTTTGCGAGCGAGTTATAATGCAATCATGTCGATGAAAAGCATAAGAAAATAGTTAAACATAAGAAAATGATAATAGAAAACATACCCGGTGCATGTTCATCTTATTTTTGGTATTAcatgtaataaataaagttgaaaataaaatgttggaTTAATTATAAATGCACTAATTTGAAAACGTAGAAGAATATATTGTGGAGCGCCAGCAAAATtccgaaataaaattatgcaGACTATTCagaaatatttccttttgggacatgcttaaaaaaatacaaaactgtAGGAAAGTCAAATAACAAACTGATCTTTTCCGACTGTCCATATTAGGTCTTTAAGTATTAAGATAactaccatatatattctccCATTTTGGACCAATGCTTGAAACACTCACCAGTGATATTATCACAAAGAATGCGCGAAGTTATGATCTTGCCGTATGGACTGAACAATGATTCCAAATCGGATTGTGTCATATTCTTTGGAAGACCAGATACATAGAGATTGGCACCTTTAATGCTCTCGGAACTGGGCCGGGCAATGGAGACCTTAATGGTTTTGTTTTGCAGCCGCAAGCCGTTCAATGCATTGATGGCCTTTTCCGCATCCTCCTGTTTGACATAGTTTACGAATCCATAGCCCAGGCTCTGGCctgaaaaaaatagaaagagaATTAAGATTCCTGTCTCTAATTACAGAGCTGAGAAATACATTTcatattaattacaaattcatattcatatattCTGTGACATTCCTTAGAATAcctatacatatgtatgttttcTAGATTAAATTAGAGCTCTACACTTGTGCTTATATATTCCGAGTTCCTTGACTTATGCGCTCACCTGTCACCTTGTCACGGATTAACTTGCAGCTCTCCACCTCGCCGAAGCTAACGAACAGCGAGCGAATCTCGTCCTGTGACATTGTTTGCGGCAAATAGTTCACAATTAAATTGGTTTTGGGATCTGGTtcattgttattattgttattattgttattattattattattattcgcCGTTgagttgttgttattattattattgttgttgttattgttgctagCGGTCGCATTGTTTGCTGTAGCCTGGCTAGCAGCAGTTGCCGAGTTTGCTGTGGCCCCAGCtcccgctcctgctcctgtcgACGCAGATGGGGCTGAAGTGGTGGTGCCTCCATTCGTCTGAGCCTGGCTGTTGGTTACGTTAGCGGTCACAGCCGCCGATCCGCCGCCAGATCcagtggtgctgctgccagctccgcttggctgctgttgctgctgcacggCTGTTTGACCCTCGACCATTGTAAGGAggttgctgctgcaggagaAAGTAGAAACTAAGCTTTAAAGTtggtaattaatttatatatgtaatttaaCTATACTTTATGTAAACTTAGAGCGTTAACTATGACCGCAAATACATACTTACGGCTTTCTTCTACTTCGGAAATTTGTTCGAGCGAGTAACAGATATAGAAGGGGGTAGATAGTTAGTTGTGTATGTCGCTGTAAATATAATACTGCTGCTGTGAAGTCTGCAAGTGAATAAATTGGATTAGTAATATTTTGAGCTCTGCTCCTGACTTTGGGCTTACCCTATTCAGAGATGCACACGCCAAGAAACCGCAGTGGATGAATTTAGCCTTTACTATAGCCTAGTTAAAAGCGCTTCGCCACGTTTGAGTACGTTATATGTGTGGGTCCGAAAGTTGTAGCTGAAagagcaaacaacaaaattcctataaaaatcaattattttaattaaatttaaatgaaatacgGGCTATCTTCCGCCTTGCCCCAGCAACGTTTTCCGTGGAAACAGCGGAAATAACAAAAGTAAACTTTTTAATGAAGCCACACAAATATCCGAGGCTCTTTGTTTCTGCGGTTTCTGCAAAATTGCTGGTTGGCTGCCAAACTGAAATACTGAATGAATGTGGATAAGATAGGGCAAAAAGTGACTGAAAATCGATACAATTTAAACGCAATAAATGGcaaaatttatatatcaaTAGGTAAGACAATTGAAGATGATTCAAAACATGTCTTTATGgcaattatatttatgtattttcttggtttatttattcaattataatttttgaaaggcatactattatttataaagcaaGTGGTCTCTGTATGCATAGGTTTCTAGTTTAACAAAGAGCCAACTCACATTTCTGTTTCTATTAAAGTTTTcagtcttaaaaaaaaacttggggTTGTGCAATGCAATACTTTGTTTACAGACAAAATATACTCTGTTTCTCTGACGTATCTGCAAATTACCTTgtgatgtatgtatgtataaattatttcatgaatttctttctctttgcCGCCGCACTTATATCTGCTGCTTGTTATGGAAACAGAAATTTGTCCAAAAAcagaaatgtatttttagcCCAGACTCAAATTGGACTTTTTGATTTCGGAAAGCAATTAGTAAGaatgtatgtacatttatCCTGTATTTAACACTCACTTAGTGTTTGTAAAGTGTGTAAAGTTATTCGAAACCCTTGAATAATCAAACTATAatgtttgtaaatatttttgcagacggattgaaaaaaacttatataggCTTTGgctcaatttcaatttaagtttattgttcttactttttaaaaagacataaagttataaaaaaaaatcaagtttttcttttcttatttaatcAATAACTTTTTTGcgatacaaatattttaacataTATCTAACTCAATGTCAATGGCTGGCGAGAGAGATCAAGAACAGAATTTTGCACCTTTTGGTCAAAAATGTGTGTTCAATTCGCATTGCCAGTCCGAAGGCAGTTTGTTGCATTCAACACAGCAAATCGTGCGaaaaacttatattttaaaaataaacaaacaaatgggCGTATGATGAGTGCGAGAAGAATCGCACCGCTGCGGAGCCGGCAAGATTATATtttcgaaaatatttttaaaacaaaaaacacatcGCAGCTGACGTATGTATGTAGATGCTGCCGCTTATTGGCGCGTGTTTGAGGTTAAGTAGCTTTTAGGGTGGGATCTCCAAATATTGAACTCTTCATCAAATTACATAAGCCCCCCGGATAGCCGTGTTAAAGACCTCTGGTTACCTTTAGTCTCTAAATCATGAGTACATCGAATATAACTTGTTGTTTGGGTTGTTTCTAGATTTCAACGCGATTACGAAACAATTTTCAGGGGATGTgtatttgctttatttatttttaataataaccgAACGAACCGAAACCAAACGGAAGAAAAGCGCTCCCGAAAAACAAAACGACAAACGGAAAATCGTACTCATACAAATATAACCGAAACCGAACAAATAATTTTGGAATATTATTTATCGAATggtaatgataataataataaaccaaGCCAAACCGAAGAGTGTGAAACTAATtcgtaataataataataaggaaaTAAAACCGAACGGAAAGTAGAAAAGAACGTGTTCCTGCAACTCAACAGAACAGAAATAAACTGAATTGGCGAGCGGCgtggaaattatttttatgcccCTCGGCGAAGGCGACTACTAATGTGTCCAATACGCGGAGAGTAGCGAGCGGAACATTGAGAGAGTGGCGGCTTCTTGGCCAGAACGCGGCCCTTGCTCTTGCTCTTCGCGCGCGCGAGGCAAGAGAGAATGGATCCAATTATTTGGTCGCCAACTATACCAGTAATTGTGCCTGGTACTATGTATATATTCGCTAGATGGAGGCACGAGATGGACGGAGGTATTTTATAATTGGATTTTGCAAAAGCGTACAGAATTTGCACACTGTGTATTACGGGTACATATTATCAAATACAGGATTCACAGGTAAAAATGCAAGTGTTTCTGTGCCACTTCCAAAGACTGGAGTTGCTGGCTGACAGAAACAGCTGTGACCAGAACCTGGTATCCACAATTAAAGAATTATTGGATAAATAACGAAAGCTGTTACTTATTCTTCGTTATCATAAAAAAGTACTACCAGGTTACTTTTCAGATACTTAAAGTCAAAAATGCTTTGGGGTCTAGTTCTTCGGTGTGATCCACAAAATGGGAGAAGTACATGTTTATAATCGGTTCCCACATGGTTCAACTTAGTGCCAACCTAGAATTTGTGAAACAAGCAGAAGGAGGTACTGTGAAATCGGAAATCTAATCATAAATTTGGGAGTTTTGGGAGTaatgtaataaaaactaacacaaacaacatttaaatgaaatgaattgtTCTTTGGTTTAGgtatgtttttaataataaataaataaataaatacatttctttCCGGCTAACCTATATTTAAGTATTATCTTAATCACCATCACCAGGAGATGTTTACGTTTTTATAAGATCCTTGATCTTTTAGGCTACCGATATCAAACATAATAAAACattcgaaatttaaaaaagccaATATTCCTCATAATTTGCACTGATATTATAGTAAACTAAGTCTTCACTACCTTTCCTACTAATTTTGATTAGAATTCTAGAACTCACTTAgccaattaaaaaatttgagTGGGATAGTCCGATAGTTTAGCACACCTTCAGGAACTCTCCCACAATGAACGCCCACAAATAGTGGGGTGCAAACCATTAATTTTCAttcataaattgtttaaaatcgCTTCCTGCTAATTGATGGATGCACCGATTGCACCGACACAATACCTTTGCAGGACCACACACACTGCCACACGAAGGGGAGTCTCTCCGTGTGTTTGCATGCCGGAGCCGAAGACGTACTCAAAGAGCaggaacaaaacaaaaaagtgacACACCTTGGCAAAGGGTAAgaggagagagaaagagcacGAGAAAGTGCCCAGAAAAGAAATGGGCAAGAAAGTCTAAGGCTGTAGGATGGAGGCCGCTTGCATTTGGGTGCGGCAAAAATAAACAgcagagagagcgagagagctcCAAGCTCAAGAGAGCGCAACCTGCAGCGGAAGCGCGCCACAAGATATGCAATGGTCAGAGCGCGAAAGTGTGAGAGTTAGCCGAGCTCAGAGAGCGAGCTTACCCGAAAGCTGCAGTTGGTTGCGCTGCCAACTCAGAGGCGGAGAAAAGGGATCGCCTAGACTAGTAGCtcaagaaagaaaataaactataacGTTATTCTggatcaaaataataatatatcttttttatatttttatctaagaagcaatttttaattaaatattatccaAGTTCAGCCGTAAAAAATAACAGGATGGGTTGGAAGGAGTTTTATTCGAAATGGTGACCCCCTTGGGTGGCACGCTCCTGGGTTGCCTCGTTTTTTGGGTTAAGCTGCGGCTGCAGGCAGCGAATTGAAAACTGCGATGCCGGCGCTGCAGCTGCAGGAGCTTGCGAGTGTGAGGGAGAGTTTAAGCGTCAGTGTGAGTGTAGGcggcaaatatatataccagaGTGTAGAGAAATTGCGATTCTGCCGACAGCCAGCCGCCCCATTGAGCCCCGTTTTACTATTCGATTCTCCTCCGCACACAGGCACTGGTTCGTGTGCATGTATGCATGCAAAGCGAAAAATCGACTTTGGGTGTGGGCACTTTGCttgcatgcaaaataaaatgcCGTAACTATTTCTGTTAGCTTACTTTTATTCGACAGCGCCGCAAAATATCCTATGCCAATTCGCACAGCTTTCGATTTAGTGGCGCTGCTTCGAAATTCGTTCGATGCAAATTAGTTTTAGAACTTAGTTGAGCACGCACACGGACACTTGGGGTTTTCGAACTGATTCTTAGATGTTTAACTTAGCACTGTGTGCAAATGGGCACACGGACGTACATGTGTGGGCGCAGTGGTTTGAATATGCAAGATGTGTGTACTTTGATACCGATATACAACAATTCAGGAACGACGACAATACGACGAGAATCAAAAAACACAACTTGCTGCCGGAGAGTGCAAGAACTAAATGATTAAAGTGTTCGATTGCCGCCAGGACAACTGCAGCCAGGACCCGCGCCAGCTCTGCTGCGTCGCAgtcagcggcggcagcggctccttctcctcctcccatCGATGTACAGTTGAGCACGCTCCGTGAGAGTGGGAGTGGGTCGGAGAAGGGGCAGCAGGGAGTGGAGGCACTGGGTGGACGGGGGGATTGTTGACGGAAGACGAATGCATAGCATAACTGCGTAGTTTTGCACTGGCATGCACAGTGGGGTCAATGCAAGCTTTGGTTACACGCAAATAAGAAGCTTAATTCCAATGACCCCGTGAGtatctacaaatatttaatcgGTTGGttagttttaataaagttaaaaacaTCGCCccgagaaaaaaaagaagaggatAATATTCAAATAGAGATACTATTTTGATTTATCATCGCAATTAAACTACTTTCGACATAACCGGAAacaattatttgaatttcccAGTTTTGGCCAGTATAAGTTGGTATTGTGACATTGTGTTCCACACAAGTGAATGGAAGAGGTGGAGAAAAAGCAGGGTGGTAGGGAAGAAGAAGATGTCAAAGGGACTGCAAACAACGACAAGCTCCAACAATTCACAAAAAGCTGCAGTCGAAAGTTGCGCAGGCTGCAACAGCTTCGGCAACATAACGGTGTCCGACGCAACACTCTCCGCGGCTCTCTCGGCCATGAGTACCCTACATTCGCTCgcaaaacataaacaaggaAATGCAGCCATGAACACAAAACGAATTGCGGTAGGTTCTTCTTTCTCCATTGAGGTGGCGGCAAGTGTGAGCGAGAGACCCGACCATCGCAAGCCGGCCGCAAAGAGAGCCGAGAAAGGCACCCAAACAAACagttaaacaacaacaaccagggGGCGAAGAGGGCCAGGCAGCTGATTGGAGCTCCGTGGAGACGGCGAGCGGAGAGCGATGGAGACTCTGAGAGCGAAAATAGAGAGCGAGCACGGAGGGAAGCAAAGCCAGCAGCTCGGCGAGCTCAACTTGACATCATTTTTCAAAAGACCATTGAACTCTGCCAGCGGAATGGCCCATCTCTCCATCCTGCCACATCCTCGCCGCCCACAAGTATGCAACAGACCCCTCGCTCTTCAGCTCGTGGATTGTTTTGATGCCGTTTTGCACCAACAGCAAGTACACACGAATTAACTTATGCTTAGGCGatgaataaaaagaaaagtattAACGTATTCTAGATGATATTACAATTTAGGCTCATATGTATAAAA
It contains:
- the Rbp9 gene encoding LOW QUALITY PROTEIN: ELAV-like protein 2 (The sequence of the model RefSeq protein was modified relative to this genomic sequence to represent the inferred CDS: substituted 1 base at 1 genomic stop codon) — encoded protein: MVEGQTAVQQQQQPSGAGSSTTGSGGGSAAVTANVTNSQAQTNGGTTTSAPSASTGAGAGAGATANSATAASQATANNATASNNNNNNNNNNNNSTANNNNNNNNNNNNNNEPDPKTNLIVNYLPQTMSQDEIRSLFVSFGEVESCKLIRDKVTGQSLGYGFVNYVKQEDAEKAINALNGLRLQNKTIKVSIARPSSESIKGANLYVSGLPKNMTQSDLESLFSPYGKIITSRILCDNITGLSKGVGFIRFDQRFEADRAIKELNGTTPKNSTEPITVKFANNPSSNKNSMQPLAAYIAPQNTRGGRAFPANAAAGAAAAAAAAAIHPNAGRYSSVISRYSPLTSDLITNGMIQGNTIASSGWCIFVYNLAPETEENVLWQLFGPFGAVQSVKVIRDLQSNKCKGFGFVTMTNYEEAVLAIQSLNGYTLGNRVLQVSFKTNKNKQTXLLTKLAAVVNANAAAAALAANGLVLHNHHHHHHNQGSIASNININNNNNNSYQFGKYHNRQHNTSSNSNNSNLSKQLSKPATSTSNKQQSIMPPPKRLASNTATTATSAAATGDMAIATPPNNNSSSSSHTLSNGDAASSSSSSNILKTSTKFIYNKPQNHYELLQQQLQLQQEFAQFLTNVANSAAAGTGTPGNSSSANSSVNQRNGGLGMNANTPAGGVPGNKNSSNSNGYMPSWSNYFF